From Desulfovibrio gilichinskyi:
GTATTGAGCATGTATCTGAATACGACAAATTAAAAGATGAAACGGTGAATACCATTTTGGAACGGGCGTTTCAGGTACAGCAGGAAATCAAAGATTTTAAGACGGAAACAATGGGAGACTTTTATGCTCTCATGGAAATGGCCTTTGAGAAGTATGACGCAAAAGTCGGTGGCAAGAAAGGTAATGCTCAAATCACTTCGTATGATGGCAAAAAGAAAGTTGCAATTGCCGTAAACGAATCAGTCACTTTTGACGAGCGGTTGCAGGTTGCAAAGTCACTCATTGACGTGTGTTTAATCGACTGGACAAAGGATGGCAGGACAGAAGTTAAGACCATTGTTAATGCCGCCTTTGATGTCGATAAAGAGGGTAACATAAGTACATATAAAGTCATGTCTCTACTCAAGTTTGAGATTAATGATGACCGTTGGCAACGGGCCATGAAGGCCGTCAGAGATTCCTTAAGCGTGTTGTGTAGCAAAAAGTACATCCGCTTCTACCATCGCACAGGAATTGAAAGTAAATGGCAAGCTATCCCGCTTGATATAGCGGCAGTATAAAATGCGAAACAGCCCTGCGGGGCTGTCGCCGGAGCGTGGCGGCTTCGGCCTGATGAGCAGCCGAATAGGGATTACAAAATGACATACGACCGCAAAAAACAGCTTATTCAAAAAGCGGCAATTGCCCGTAAGCAGCTTGGTATAGACGATGAAGCATATCGGGCACTGCTTAGTTCTCGTTTTGGCAAAAGCAGCTCAACAAAACTATCTATTGCTCAGCTTGCAGACCTGCTCAATCTCTATATTGAAAAATATGGCTGGAAGCCTACCCCGTCCAAGACGGCCAAACCAACGCCTACACAGCAAAAAGGCAAAGGTTATCAGGGCGAGTTTATCAAGCTAGATGTTCGTGATCCGCTTGGACCGCAAAAACGGTATGCGCTGGCTCTGGCCAAGATGCTTGGCTGGAAACTGTCCGGGCTTGATACCCGTTGCAAAACTCAGTTCGGTGTCGAGCGGTTCCAGTGGATCAGGAAGCAAGGCCACATGCAAGTGCTCATTAATGACATGGTTACCCGCTGCCAGAAGCGCGGCATTGATCCTACCCCGCAGTCATAAACATGGGGCAGGAGCTAGACGGGCTGAGACAGGCCATAGTTGATAAATACGGCACGGTACATAAGTTCTGCCGCAGAAGTCCACAGCTTAACCGCTCAACTGTCTACATGGTCCTGAACGGAAATTACCCCGGAAACATGGCCGGACAGATTAAACGCATAAAACAGGCCCTAGCTGATCAGGACAAAAGCGAAGACGTGTTCCAGGCCATTAAAACCGAAGCCTGTAGACGATGCGCAGTAACCGTGCCCTGTGATAAATGTGACAAAATGTTTAAAGCCCAAGCCTCGGCAGTATTACAAATTTTCTCAAGTTGAGTGTCCCGATGGAACAGAAAAAAATAGCACATATTTTATGCCACACAGAGCAGGATACAGGGCAGAAGATCGAAATTTTCCCTTCTGAACAATGGCAAACAGCCGGAGGCAAAAAAGGATTTTACCGAGTCCGTATAGATAGGATTTGGCATTGTGAAGACGGCGAGAAATACAGTTTTTTGAGTCCTGAGCAGCTCAGTGAATTAATAATAAGCCATCTTAATCTGGAAATGGCCAAGCCGGAGCCGAAACCGGCTTTTCGCGCACGACAGCATATATCTGTCAAAGGGCCAAACGGTT
This genomic window contains:
- a CDS encoding DUF3164 family protein — encoded protein: MTVPEGYMEDSMGRLVRIEHVSEYDKLKDETVNTILERAFQVQQEIKDFKTETMGDFYALMEMAFEKYDAKVGGKKGNAQITSYDGKKKVAIAVNESVTFDERLQVAKSLIDVCLIDWTKDGRTEVKTIVNAAFDVDKEGNISTYKVMSLLKFEINDDRWQRAMKAVRDSLSVLCSKKYIRFYHRTGIESKWQAIPLDIAAV
- a CDS encoding regulatory protein GemA — translated: MTYDRKKQLIQKAAIARKQLGIDDEAYRALLSSRFGKSSSTKLSIAQLADLLNLYIEKYGWKPTPSKTAKPTPTQQKGKGYQGEFIKLDVRDPLGPQKRYALALAKMLGWKLSGLDTRCKTQFGVERFQWIRKQGHMQVLINDMVTRCQKRGIDPTPQS